The genomic stretch CGGCATACTCGCGATGCCAGTCGGAGTCGGCGGCCAGCCAGACCGCGAACGTCTCGGCAAAGTCTTCGGACGGATGGGCCTGGGCGTACCACGAATTGAGGTGCAACACATAGCGGCGGCTTTGGAGCCGCGGCTGATAATAATCGGGATAGGGCTTCGACGCCTTGCCGAAGACGCGCTGCCAATCGCGGCGGCGGTGAAGGCGGAAGGCCGTGTCGAGGGCGTGTCCGGCCTCGTGCCGCAAAATGCGCATGCAGCTTTCGCCGCTGCCGCCTTCGACATCGAGCATGATGTGGTCTTCAAGCTGCATCAGCCGCGGATGGGCCAGATAGAACGGAATGGCGATGCCCGGCACGCCGTCGGGCGAGAACCACTCTTCCGAGAGCCAGCAATGCGGGTGCAGCGCGATGTGCCGCGCGTCGAGCTCGGCGTAGAGCCGCTCGATCCGCGGGGCTAACTCGGTGCCTTCGATCTTCAGACCGAGGTCGGTGAAGCGCAGGTCGAGCAGCGCTTCGTCGTCGAGATGCGACCAGGCGGGTCCAGCCTTGCGGCCGCCGGCAGACGACGGCGACCTGGCCTTGGGGCGGGACTTCACTGGCTCGATACCTCC from Pirellulales bacterium encodes the following:
- a CDS encoding putative zinc-binding metallopeptidase translates to MKSRPKARSPSSAGGRKAGPAWSHLDDEALLDLRFTDLGLKIEGTELAPRIERLYAELDARHIALHPHCWLSEEWFSPDGVPGIAIPFYLAHPRLMQLEDHIMLDVEGGSGESCMRILRHEAGHALDTAFRLHRRRDWQRVFGKASKPYPDYYQPRLQSRRYVLHLNSWYAQAHPSEDFAETFAVWLAADSDWHREYAGWAAKRKLEYVEALMTGIAGGKPAVRARRRVEPLAEIHKTLRTHYEEKHTRFIAGHAGSVDRGLRRLFSSSPGRITHETAAEFLRRTRDELRRVVADMSGEHEYTVDQVLQDMILRCRQLGLYRHQPQRKSEEEAAALLALHTRNYLENGQHRFAL